In Spirochaetota bacterium, one DNA window encodes the following:
- a CDS encoding cation diffusion facilitator family transporter: MESFHQHEHHHSHKSNSTIRFILVVILNIVITVAEYIGGMVSGSLALISDAGHNLSDVASLVLGYIGQKVSRQKPGKKYSFGLKRFEVLIALINALTLLAIGGYIIFEAIQRYINVQPVHAGIMLPVAFVGLAGNAISMLVLYKSRDENLNIKAAFLHLLYDAVSSVGVIVVGFVLLINSSLVMLDLLVSVAIALMIVASSLEIIKSSLRIFLQGVPSRIDFDEVYNAILTIPQVATIHGLHIWSVDSNEIFLSCHICIKGGDSSLNTDSIIQAINTMLEEQFNITHTTLQIEHDNLCTLEGGNCCR, translated from the coding sequence ATGGAATCTTTTCACCAGCATGAGCATCATCACTCTCATAAGAGTAATTCTACCATACGGTTTATTCTGGTTGTTATACTCAATATTGTTATAACTGTTGCAGAATATATTGGTGGCATGGTATCAGGAAGCCTTGCACTAATTTCTGATGCAGGACATAATCTTTCCGATGTTGCCTCTCTTGTATTGGGATATATAGGGCAAAAGGTGTCACGTCAAAAGCCAGGTAAAAAATATTCTTTTGGGCTCAAACGCTTTGAAGTACTCATAGCGCTTATCAATGCTCTGACACTGCTTGCTATTGGTGGCTACATTATTTTTGAAGCAATTCAGCGATATATTAATGTACAGCCGGTTCATGCGGGTATCATGCTTCCTGTTGCTTTTGTTGGTCTTGCAGGCAATGCAATCTCAATGCTAGTATTGTATAAAAGTAGGGATGAAAACCTCAATATAAAAGCTGCTTTTTTGCATCTGTTGTATGATGCTGTATCATCTGTTGGAGTTATTGTGGTAGGCTTTGTGTTGCTAATTAATAGCAGCTTAGTTATGCTTGACCTGTTAGTAAGCGTGGCGATAGCTCTTATGATTGTGGCAAGTTCACTTGAAATCATCAAAAGTTCATTGCGAATATTTTTACAGGGTGTACCATCAAGAATTGATTTTGATGAAGTGTATAATGCAATTTTAACAATACCACAGGTTGCAACCATACATGGGCTGCATATATGGTCAGTTGACTCCAATGAGATATTCTTGTCATGCCATATATGTATAAAAGGTGGCGATAGCTCCTTAAATACTGATTCCATAATTCAGGCAATAAACACAATGCTTGAGGAGCAGTTTAACATTACTCATACTACATTACAGATAGAACATGACAACCTGTGCACATTAGAAGGTGGAAACTGTTGCAGGTGA
- a CDS encoding DUF3795 domain-containing protein gives MDYIQLTAPCGLDCFNCPMYQALTNEELRNKIAKSMNIPEEKAVCQGCRNEKGTIGFMNMQKPCSVYACAQGKGISFCYECDDFPCDNLHPYADKASQVPHNTKVFNLCLIKKMGLEKWALEKAKNVKKTYFSGKFTLTD, from the coding sequence ATGGATTACATTCAACTTACTGCACCCTGTGGCCTTGATTGTTTCAATTGCCCTATGTACCAGGCACTTACCAATGAAGAATTGCGAAATAAAATTGCAAAGTCAATGAATATCCCTGAGGAAAAAGCAGTGTGCCAGGGCTGCCGTAATGAAAAGGGAACAATAGGATTTATGAATATGCAAAAACCCTGCAGCGTGTATGCGTGCGCTCAGGGCAAAGGGATTAGCTTTTGCTATGAATGTGACGATTTCCCCTGTGACAACCTTCACCCGTATGCAGACAAAGCTTCACAGGTTCCGCATAATACAAAGGTGTTTAACCTATGCCTCATCAAGAAAATGGGACTGGAAAAATGGGCTTTGGAAAAAGCAAAAAATGTGAAAAAAACTTATTTTAGTGGGAAATTTACATTGACTGATTAG